The window CCGTCCAGCCAGCCGCGCATTGGATGGAACTGAACATTCCGCGCTGCGGTGCGGGATTCAGAATTCGATCTTCTCTTGGAAAGCGGAGTCGATCCAGTTCACTCGTCATATCCTGATCATCCGCCGCGCAGACCATGGCGATTTGTCCCGCACCGAGTTTTTTCCACTGCTCAACCAGGTGACCGATCACGGACGTGCCGCCCCAAGGCAAAAGCATTTTGGGCCGCCCCATCCGCGAAGAAGCTCCGGCGGCAAGGAGAACGACTCCGAGCGAGAACAGATTTGAAGTCGCTGGCGAAGGCATGAATTTGTTTTGATCAGAACTTTAATCAAGCGTTCGGCAAACGGTAATTCATTTTTGTTCCGTTCCGTCCAACCGGCCGTATTTCCGGATCTCCGGCCAGATAAGGGCCGTGGCGACGACGACGAGGACGGTTCCCATTCCACCTGACACCACCGCGAACACGGGACCAAGCAAGTGCGCCACGAAACCCGATTCAAACCCGCCGAGTTCGTTGGAAGTGCCGATGAACAAGCTGTTAACCGCGGAAACGCGCCCCCGCTTCGCGTCGGGTGTGAGCAATTGCACCAGCGTGTGGCGCACCACCACGCTGATGTTGTCCACCGCACCGCAGACAAAAAGCATGACCATGGCAAACCAGAATGAGGTTGAAAAACCAAAGGCCACCGTGGCCACTCCAAAAATCGCCACCGCCCAGAGCATCGCGCGCCCGGCTTTTTCCATGGGTGGACGGTGGGCCAGAATCATCGCTGAAAGCAGCGAACCCAAGGGCAACGCGGCCTGCAGCCAGCCCAGTCCCGTCGGGCCGACGCGTAAAATGTCCTTGGCATAAACCGGCAGCAGCGCCGTGGCGCCACCCAGCAACACGGCAAACATATCGAGTGAAATGATGCCGAACAGAATCCGGGTGTCGAAGACGAATCTGAAACCGGCGATCAAACTCTTGATCGTCATGTCTTCCCTGGCGGCGACAACCCGGCGGCTGCGGACAAACCACATCAACCCAACACAAATCAGCACCGCCCCAGTGTTGATTGCATAAACCGAGGCCGCGCTCCGGCTCAACGCAATCAGCATTCCACCCAAAGCCGGTCCGGCGACCGAGGATAGATGAAAGCTGCCGCTGTTCCACGTCACGGCTTTTGGAAAATTGCTGCGCGACACCAGTTGCGGCATCAAGGCGGCGCTGGCGGGCCAGAGAAAAGTGCGGGCCGCGCCCGCGGTGAACAAACAAAGATAGATCCAGATTACATCTGCGCGCAGCGTGGAAACCAAAGTCAGCCCCAGGCTGCACAGCGCGCTGACCGCGATCATCATGAGAACCACGCGCTTGCGGTTGTAATTGTCAGCCACGTGGCCGGCCGGAAGCGTCAGGAACACCATCGGCACCATTTGCGTCAGACCGACCAGCCCTAGTGCCAGGGCGGAATGCGTTCGTTCGTAAAGCTCCCAGCCCACCGCCACCGTCAGCATCTGCTGTCCGAGCGACGCGATGAAACGCGCGATCAGATAAAGCAGAAAATCCCGATTCCGCAAAACGGAATAGGGATCATGTGTGGCTGCCAGAGCAGGCAAATTCACCGCTTCACGGAACGACTCGGGATCATTCATCGCCTCAATGATTGTCCCGCAAGAAGTTGCCGCGCTCAATAAAACTTTTTACTTCGGCCGACTTAATGGCTTTCCTCCCGCCAACCCGTCTGGTCAATCCGGCGAAACTCCGCCTGAACGTCCGTGCCCTCGTAAAACGACAGCCAGCCGCGCAACCGCTTGGTCTCGCCGGGCGCGCAGTCGGGAAATTTCGGGTCGGAATGAAGACACGGACACTTCGCGTTGGCCCACGGATGATGACAGGGATCCCAGGCGGTAATGATCCAGCGTTTGCCATCGCTTGACCGGCAGGCCACATAAGGATTGGAAAGAACCTTGTTGTCGTTGGTCTGTTGTTCAAAGCCGCGCGCGCCTTTCAGCATCACGCAATTCTGCACGCGCAAATCGCTCAAGGTTTCCTTCGCGCCGTTCTTCAACCAGAGTTCCATGCGCACGGCTTCGCGCGTGGGCACGACCTTCGCGCCAAAGACAATTCCGTTCGGCAACTTTCGTTCGATGTCGAATGTCCCATCCGCGCGGCGATTCCATTCCAACGGTTCGAGTTTGATGTTTTGTTTCGTCCAGACCGTGGGAACGTGTGTGTGCGCCAGATAAGTCAGCCCGAGATTCGACCAGATGGCTTCCGGCACATCAACCACCACGTAACTGTTTTCATCCCACGGCGTGAAGACGCTCACCTTGGTTTCACGCTGCGGGTTGACTGCGCCATCGAGAAAGCCGATGCGCGGATGGCGCCCGCCGGGATAAGCCAGAACCAGCAACGGCGCATTGGCGGGTCGCTTGGGCCGATGGTCAGGAGTGATATTGAATGTTTTCAGCGCGGTGGAAATCTCATTGTCCCCGAGTCCGGTTGCAGACTTGATTTCGTCGGTGGTGAAGTGATGATACCAAACCATGTTCTGCAACCAGTAACGCAGCTCGGCTTCACCGGCAGGCTTTCGATAATTAGCCGCAGCGTCCTCCGCTCCTTGGAGAGGCCCAAGGCAGACCGAGGACGCAATCAGAAAACTAAAGAGGAAAAAACAACGGCACTTGGATGTACTCCTCAGAGATTTTTGCAAAACCTGGGCTTTGTTTCTTCCTCGCCCCGCGACGCAGGAGTGGGGAGAGGACCGAGGAGAGGGGAAATCCCAACAAAAACGCACCTCCTCTCCCCGGCCCTCTCCTCCATCCGATGGAGGAGAGGGAGAAAAATCATCGTGCCACTCTCTGTTTCGCGCGTTCTGCAAAAGTCTCTTCATACATTGAGAGGTGACTGATGGTTGATTGCATTCTGGCCGGTTTCGGGCACTGGGGCCTTACGGTTTGTCGGCGGGTTTCGGACCGCCAGCAACATGGCGAATTCGGATCTCGCGCAACGCGGCCGTGGTTTGCCACGAAGCCAGGCCAAAGGGTTTGGAAAGCTCAATCTCGCCGGCGCGAAGTGAAATCCTGCGTCCTTCAGTGGGCAGGTCCACCAGTTTTTCGTCGTCAATCCACGCTTCGATCTTCGCGGTCGTCACGCGCACACGAATGCGATACCAGCGTCCCCGATCGGCTTTGAAGTAATGGGTCGTTTCATTTTCCGATGCGTCCATGCCGTCAATGCTCGACAACCCCACCACCGCCCCACCCCAACCGCCAACGATGAAACTGCAAAAGGCGTCGCCCACCGGAAACGTCAGCCCGCAGAAAAAGTCTGATCCCTCGGCCCGCATAGCTTCGAGTGAGACCTCGTAATTGACCTTCGGAAGTTCATTGGTCCAGACGACGCCTGTCAACGCGGCGCCGGTTCCCAGCACGAGAGTGCCCGCCTCGCAGTATGCATCACCGTGTCCGCCGAAATCTGTAACGCTCCAGCCCGTCAAAGTCTTGCCGTCGAACAGTGACTTCCACCCCTCGCCCACAACCGGCGCGGGCGGTGTGGCTGCCGCCTGCCTGATGATTTCGTCGGCGGCAGTTCGCTCGGCGACCATCCGCTTCTGGTAGTCCGATTGGGTTTCGATCATGAGTTTGTCTGCTTTGGAAGCACACCCAACCAGCAACACGGCGACCAGGGCGGAACCCCACAAGGTCTGAAACGAGTTTTTGATCATTGAGCAACGATCTGGTTGTTTCTCGTAATTCTTCATTTGCGACTGCTTATCGGTGTCCCGCTTTGACCGGTTTGCCGTTCAGGAAATCAATCTCGATCAGTTTTTCGCTGGTCGGAATTCGGGCCACAACCTTTTTCGTTTGCGTGTTGATGACCGCCCCGGCGTCGGGATAGGCATATTTGCCATCCAGACTGAACGAAATCCAGCCGGGCTTGGGTTGCTCGTCCGGGTTGGCGAAGATCGGAACGTCGGCAAGGTGTTTGGGCGGCATGACCGTGGCGTCATAAACAAACACGTAGCCGTGGACGCCATCGACGACCCAGATTTCCTTTTGATCAGGCCGCAAGTTGATGCCATGACTTGGCGTGCTGTGCGGTTTGCGCGCCGTGGGATTCTTGATTTGCGGTATTCGATCCGATGGCGTTTGCGCCTCAACTCGATGAATCACCTTGCCGCTTTTGATATCGCCCACTTCAAACCCCAGCAATCCATCCACGTTGGCAAAGAGGTATTTCTCATCATCGGTTACGGTAAACGGACGGACGCCCCGGCTGAACGGACCGACCTTGCGGACGATCTTGTGGGTGGCGGTGTCCGCAATGAAAACGTAGGGCATCGTCAAGACTTCCAGATACATTCTTGTCCCGGCAGGGTTGCACCAGGTGTTGTGCGGACCGAAGTCGCCAATGGGATTCTCGTCGTATTGTTTGCCGCGACCGGTTTCAATTCTCGCCCACACCTCGC of the Verrucomicrobiota bacterium genome contains:
- a CDS encoding MFS transporter, with protein sequence MNDPESFREAVNLPALAATHDPYSVLRNRDFLLYLIARFIASLGQQMLTVAVGWELYERTHSALALGLVGLTQMVPMVFLTLPAGHVADNYNRKRVVLMMIAVSALCSLGLTLVSTLRADVIWIYLCLFTAGAARTFLWPASAALMPQLVSRSNFPKAVTWNSGSFHLSSVAGPALGGMLIALSRSAASVYAINTGAVLICVGLMWFVRSRRVVAAREDMTIKSLIAGFRFVFDTRILFGIISLDMFAVLLGGATALLPVYAKDILRVGPTGLGWLQAALPLGSLLSAMILAHRPPMEKAGRAMLWAVAIFGVATVAFGFSTSFWFAMVMLFVCGAVDNISVVVRHTLVQLLTPDAKRGRVSAVNSLFIGTSNELGGFESGFVAHLLGPVFAVVSGGMGTVLVVVATALIWPEIRKYGRLDGTEQK
- a CDS encoding DUF1080 domain-containing protein, encoding MVAERTAADEIIRQAAATPPAPVVGEGWKSLFDGKTLTGWSVTDFGGHGDAYCEAGTLVLGTGAALTGVVWTNELPKVNYEVSLEAMRAEGSDFFCGLTFPVGDAFCSFIVGGWGGAVVGLSSIDGMDASENETTHYFKADRGRWYRIRVRVTTAKIEAWIDDEKLVDLPTEGRRISLRAGEIELSKPFGLASWQTTAALREIRIRHVAGGPKPADKP
- a CDS encoding YncE family protein — protein: MMNSVRESRCRSKPLTFAVCVWLGLQLDAARCAVVKPEAPAAPLERRLYVADKSGLSVYDINQGHKFIRKIELPDSGEYKGICASPSLGKLYITSNKRDELICLEIAGDSISWRRTYGKYVDSMAITPDGKTIYLPCRYDGNWWVLNAADGEVWARIETGRGKQYDENPIGDFGPHNTWCNPAGTRMYLEVLTMPYVFIADTATHKIVRKVGPFSRGVRPFTVTDDEKYLFANVDGLLGFEVGDIKSGKVIHRVEAQTPSDRIPQIKNPTARKPHSTPSHGINLRPDQKEIWVVDGVHGYVFVYDATVMPPKHLADVPIFANPDEQPKPGWISFSLDGKYAYPDAGAVINTQTKKVVARIPTSEKLIEIDFLNGKPVKAGHR